From the Daucus carota subsp. sativus chromosome 8, DH1 v3.0, whole genome shotgun sequence genome, one window contains:
- the LOC108198675 gene encoding protein YABBY 4 — MSSSSFSSGSSLLSPDHLPPPPSEKLCYVHCNICDTVLAVSVPCSSLFKTVTVRCGHCTNLLPVNMRALLLPSANQLHLGHHSFFPPGHHNLLEEMPNSSPNYLMNQANLNIGDFSLSARASGFDEIHRPPVINRPPEKRQRVPSAYNRFIKDEIQRIKAANPDISHREAFSAAAKNWAHFPHIHFGLMTGDSNNAKKNTTVCQQDNAEDILMKDGYFPSANIGVSPY, encoded by the exons ATGTCCTCCTCCTCCTTCTCCTCTGGTTCCTCCTTGTTATCTCCTGACCATCTCCCTCCTCCACCCTCCGAGAAGCTCTGCTATGTCCATTGCAATATCTGCGACACTGTCCTAGCT GTGAGTGTTCCTTGCTCAAGTTTGTTCAAGACAGTGACAGTGCGATGCGGCCACTGCACTAACCTACTGCCAGTAAACATGCGGGCGCTGCTTCTGCCTTCTGCTAATCAACTTCACTTGGGCCATCACTCATTTTTTCCTCCAGGCCATCACAACCTTCTG GAAGAGATGCCAAATTCGAGCCCAAACTATCTGATGAACCAAGCTAATTTGAATATCGGTGACTTCTCTCTATCAGCTAGAGCTTCTGGTTTCGATGAAATTCATAGGCCTCCAGTAATTAACAGAC CTCCAGAGAAGAGGCAGCGAGTCCCCTCTGCCTACAACCGATTTATAAA GGATGAAATTCAAAGGATCAAGGCAGCAAATCCAGATATCAGCCACAGAGAAGCATTTAGTGCTGCAGCTAAGAAT TGGGCACATTTTCCTCACATCCATTTTGGTCTCATGACTGGTGATTCAAATAATGCCAAGAAGAACACTACTGTGTGCCAACAG GACAATGCTGAAGATATCCTCATGAAAGATGGCTATTTCCCTTCAGCTAACATTGGTGTCTCTCCATACTGA
- the LOC108197493 gene encoding probable trehalose-phosphate phosphatase F isoform X1 codes for MDLKTTKASPVLADPSAPISKSRLGMHSSLMPYSQTGTSFPSTILTIPRKKPAKLDDVGSNGWLEAMKSSSPPRKKILKDPFAGVSSDDGECAYHSWKLKFPSALFSFEKIVDYARDKKIVMFLDYDGTLSPIVDDPDRAFMSADMRCAVKNVAKHFPTAIISGRRRDMVSELVGLTELYYAGSHGLDIKFPVRDILTASIDHPNMEKFSDQQDKEVNLFQPAREFLPMIDEVFRTLVKITSDITGALVENHKFCASVHYRNVDEKSWATVAQRVHDVLKDYPRLRLTHGRKVLEVRPVIDWNKGKAVEFLLESMTDLGNSEEVLPIYIGDDRTDEDAFKVLRQGNRGYGILVSSVPKESNAFFSLKDTEEVKKFLKSLVRWKEKSML; via the exons ATGGATTTGAAAACAACCAAAGCATCCCCTGTCCTTGCCGATCCTTCAGCTCCTATAAGCAAGTCCAGACTAGGCATGCATTCTAGTCTGATGCCTTATTCGCAGACGGGAACATCATTTCCTTCGACCATACTGACTATACCAAGAAAGAAACCGGCAAAGCTTGATGATGTTGGTTCCAATGGTTGGCTTGAAGCTATGAAGTCATCGTCACCTCCTCGCAAGAAGATACTAAAAGATCCCTTTGCTGGGGTTTCTTCAGATGATGGCGAGTGTGCCTACCACTCATGGAAG CTGAAGTTCCCGTCTGCCCTTTTCTCTTTTGAGAAAATTGTAGACTATGCCAGAGATAAGAAGATAGTTATGTTTCTAGATTATGATGGTACACTCTCTCCTATAGTAGATGACCCTGATCGTGCTTTCATGTCTGCTGAT ATGCGTTGTGCTGTTAAGAATGTTGCAAAGCATTTTCCAACAGCAATTATAAGCGGAAGAAGGCGTGACATG GTCTCTGAGTTGGTAGGACTAACAGAACTCTACTACGCTGGTAGTCATGGTTTGGACATTAAATTCCCTGTTAGAGACATACTTACAGCATCCATCGACCATCCAAATATGGAAAAATTCTCTGACCAGCAG GACAAGGAGGTTAATCTCTTCCAGCCTGCTAGAGAGTTTTTGCCCATGATTGATGAG GTTTTTAGAACCCTTGTCAAAATTACTAGTGACATAACTGGTGCATTAGTTGAGAATCACAAATTTTGTGCATCTGTACACTATCGTAACGTAGATGAGAAG AGTTGGGCGACAGTTGCACAGCGTGTGCATGATGTATTAAAAGATTACCCTCGGTTACGATTAACTCACGGGCGGAAG GTATTAGAAGTTCGCCCTGTGATTGACTGGAATAAAGGGAAAGCTGTTGAGTTTTTGCTTGAATCAATGA CAGATCTCGGTAACAGTGAAGAAGTGCTTCCTATATACATTGGAGATGACAGGACGGATGAAGATGCATTCAAG GTATTAAGACAAGGTAACAGGGGTTATGGCATTCTTGTCTCTTCTGTTCCAAAAGAGAGCAACGCCTTCTTCTCGCTCAAGGATACTGAGGAG GTGAAGAAATTCCTCAAGTCCCTTGTGCGGTGGAAGGAGAAGAGTATGTTGTAG
- the LOC108197493 gene encoding probable trehalose-phosphate phosphatase F isoform X2 → MDLKTTKASPVLADPSAPISKSRLGMHSSLMPYSQTGTSFPSTILTIPRKKPAKLDDVGSNGWLEAMKSSSPPRKKILKDPFAGVSSDDGECAYHSWKLKFPSALFSFEKIVDYARDKKIVMFLDYDGTLSPIVDDPDRAFMSADMRCAVKNVAKHFPTAIISGRRRDMVSELVGLTELYYAGSHGLDIKFPVRDILTASIDHPNMEKFSDQQDKEVNLFQPAREFLPMIDEVFRTLVKITSDITGALVENHKFCASVHYRNVDEKSWATVAQRVHDVLKDYPRLRLTHGRKVLEVRPVIDWNKGKAVEFLLESMNLGNSEEVLPIYIGDDRTDEDAFKVLRQGNRGYGILVSSVPKESNAFFSLKDTEEVKKFLKSLVRWKEKSML, encoded by the exons ATGGATTTGAAAACAACCAAAGCATCCCCTGTCCTTGCCGATCCTTCAGCTCCTATAAGCAAGTCCAGACTAGGCATGCATTCTAGTCTGATGCCTTATTCGCAGACGGGAACATCATTTCCTTCGACCATACTGACTATACCAAGAAAGAAACCGGCAAAGCTTGATGATGTTGGTTCCAATGGTTGGCTTGAAGCTATGAAGTCATCGTCACCTCCTCGCAAGAAGATACTAAAAGATCCCTTTGCTGGGGTTTCTTCAGATGATGGCGAGTGTGCCTACCACTCATGGAAG CTGAAGTTCCCGTCTGCCCTTTTCTCTTTTGAGAAAATTGTAGACTATGCCAGAGATAAGAAGATAGTTATGTTTCTAGATTATGATGGTACACTCTCTCCTATAGTAGATGACCCTGATCGTGCTTTCATGTCTGCTGAT ATGCGTTGTGCTGTTAAGAATGTTGCAAAGCATTTTCCAACAGCAATTATAAGCGGAAGAAGGCGTGACATG GTCTCTGAGTTGGTAGGACTAACAGAACTCTACTACGCTGGTAGTCATGGTTTGGACATTAAATTCCCTGTTAGAGACATACTTACAGCATCCATCGACCATCCAAATATGGAAAAATTCTCTGACCAGCAG GACAAGGAGGTTAATCTCTTCCAGCCTGCTAGAGAGTTTTTGCCCATGATTGATGAG GTTTTTAGAACCCTTGTCAAAATTACTAGTGACATAACTGGTGCATTAGTTGAGAATCACAAATTTTGTGCATCTGTACACTATCGTAACGTAGATGAGAAG AGTTGGGCGACAGTTGCACAGCGTGTGCATGATGTATTAAAAGATTACCCTCGGTTACGATTAACTCACGGGCGGAAG GTATTAGAAGTTCGCCCTGTGATTGACTGGAATAAAGGGAAAGCTGTTGAGTTTTTGCTTGAATCAATGA ATCTCGGTAACAGTGAAGAAGTGCTTCCTATATACATTGGAGATGACAGGACGGATGAAGATGCATTCAAG GTATTAAGACAAGGTAACAGGGGTTATGGCATTCTTGTCTCTTCTGTTCCAAAAGAGAGCAACGCCTTCTTCTCGCTCAAGGATACTGAGGAG GTGAAGAAATTCCTCAAGTCCCTTGTGCGGTGGAAGGAGAAGAGTATGTTGTAG
- the LOC108197493 gene encoding probable trehalose-phosphate phosphatase G isoform X3: MDLKTTKASPVLADPSAPISKSRLGMHSSLMPYSQTGTSFPSTILTIPRKKPAKLDDVGSNGWLEAMKSSSPPRKKILKDPFAGVSSDDGECAYHSWKLKFPSALFSFEKIVDYARDKKIVMFLDYDGTLSPIVDDPDRAFMSADMRCAVKNVAKHFPTAIISGRRRDMVSELVGLTELYYAGSHGLDIKFPVRDILTASIDHPNMEKFSDQQDKEVNLFQPAREFLPMIDESWATVAQRVHDVLKDYPRLRLTHGRKVLEVRPVIDWNKGKAVEFLLESMTDLGNSEEVLPIYIGDDRTDEDAFKVLRQGNRGYGILVSSVPKESNAFFSLKDTEEVKKFLKSLVRWKEKSML, encoded by the exons ATGGATTTGAAAACAACCAAAGCATCCCCTGTCCTTGCCGATCCTTCAGCTCCTATAAGCAAGTCCAGACTAGGCATGCATTCTAGTCTGATGCCTTATTCGCAGACGGGAACATCATTTCCTTCGACCATACTGACTATACCAAGAAAGAAACCGGCAAAGCTTGATGATGTTGGTTCCAATGGTTGGCTTGAAGCTATGAAGTCATCGTCACCTCCTCGCAAGAAGATACTAAAAGATCCCTTTGCTGGGGTTTCTTCAGATGATGGCGAGTGTGCCTACCACTCATGGAAG CTGAAGTTCCCGTCTGCCCTTTTCTCTTTTGAGAAAATTGTAGACTATGCCAGAGATAAGAAGATAGTTATGTTTCTAGATTATGATGGTACACTCTCTCCTATAGTAGATGACCCTGATCGTGCTTTCATGTCTGCTGAT ATGCGTTGTGCTGTTAAGAATGTTGCAAAGCATTTTCCAACAGCAATTATAAGCGGAAGAAGGCGTGACATG GTCTCTGAGTTGGTAGGACTAACAGAACTCTACTACGCTGGTAGTCATGGTTTGGACATTAAATTCCCTGTTAGAGACATACTTACAGCATCCATCGACCATCCAAATATGGAAAAATTCTCTGACCAGCAG GACAAGGAGGTTAATCTCTTCCAGCCTGCTAGAGAGTTTTTGCCCATGATTGATGAG AGTTGGGCGACAGTTGCACAGCGTGTGCATGATGTATTAAAAGATTACCCTCGGTTACGATTAACTCACGGGCGGAAG GTATTAGAAGTTCGCCCTGTGATTGACTGGAATAAAGGGAAAGCTGTTGAGTTTTTGCTTGAATCAATGA CAGATCTCGGTAACAGTGAAGAAGTGCTTCCTATATACATTGGAGATGACAGGACGGATGAAGATGCATTCAAG GTATTAAGACAAGGTAACAGGGGTTATGGCATTCTTGTCTCTTCTGTTCCAAAAGAGAGCAACGCCTTCTTCTCGCTCAAGGATACTGAGGAG GTGAAGAAATTCCTCAAGTCCCTTGTGCGGTGGAAGGAGAAGAGTATGTTGTAG